The following are encoded in a window of Nocardioides houyundeii genomic DNA:
- a CDS encoding DUF6542 domain-containing protein, which produces MTQVRVPWLHRTESERQVVALGVAVTLSAVALDVAMGERLSLFFDLCFITLCLVLASRIAPGDFFTVALLPPPLMIGAFALVGATMPGAIADPRDGIVQAVVSGLAHHSTALFVGYVLCLLTLEYRRRLLAVVPGRSLPADTASTAVPTAQDSNLDGSPAPTRSTSG; this is translated from the coding sequence GTGACCCAGGTCCGGGTGCCGTGGCTGCACCGAACCGAGTCCGAGCGCCAGGTGGTGGCCCTCGGCGTCGCCGTCACGCTCAGCGCCGTCGCCCTGGACGTGGCCATGGGTGAGCGACTGAGCCTGTTCTTCGACCTCTGCTTCATCACCCTGTGCCTGGTGCTGGCGTCCCGGATCGCGCCGGGCGACTTCTTCACGGTGGCCCTGCTCCCGCCCCCGCTGATGATCGGGGCGTTCGCACTGGTCGGGGCGACCATGCCAGGTGCGATCGCCGACCCCCGCGACGGGATCGTCCAGGCCGTGGTCAGCGGGCTCGCGCACCACAGCACTGCACTGTTCGTCGGCTACGTCCTGTGCCTGCTCACCCTGGAGTACCGGCGCCGTCTGCTGGCCGTCGTACCGGGGCGTTCGCTGCCTGCCGACACCGCGTCCACCGCGGTGCCGACGGCTCAGGACTCGAACCTGGACGGGTCTCCGGCGCCCACCCGAAGCACCTCGGGATAG
- a CDS encoding DNA recombination protein RmuC, giving the protein MDISTLLTLVIGLLLGLALGALIGSLWSRARGPEQEVLASAQVRAADQAVVKEGLDRLADQLRDLHHDRATWQGEFNAQVQGMRLTTESLRRETASLSTALRKPQVRGRWGEMHLRRAVELAGLVDRCDFTEQASMADGALRPDLVVHLSGGRQIVVDAKVPLDAFLDATAATDDEAREAHQTRHARQLRTHVNMLSEKAYWKSLPETPEFVVMFVPAEAFLSAALDTQHDLLEYAAERRVILATPTTLIALLRTVAHGWSHETLASQVEEVRRLGRELYDRLGTMSDHFSQVGRGLTNAVKAYNQAVGSLEGRVLVTARRFESLGVTDSSLPEVSQVELTAREMAAPELAVLDQPDPFPGLERLSDPSGTARRQPDPARRAEGA; this is encoded by the coding sequence ATGGACATCTCCACACTGCTCACGCTGGTCATCGGACTGCTGCTGGGCCTGGCACTCGGGGCCCTGATCGGGTCGCTCTGGTCCCGTGCCCGCGGACCGGAGCAGGAGGTGCTCGCCTCGGCGCAGGTCCGCGCAGCCGATCAGGCGGTGGTGAAGGAAGGGCTGGACCGGCTCGCCGACCAGCTGCGCGACCTCCACCACGACCGCGCCACCTGGCAGGGCGAGTTCAACGCGCAGGTCCAAGGCATGCGGCTCACCACCGAGTCGCTGCGCCGTGAGACGGCGTCGCTGTCCACGGCACTGCGCAAGCCGCAGGTCCGTGGACGCTGGGGCGAGATGCACCTGCGCCGCGCGGTGGAGCTCGCGGGTCTTGTGGACCGGTGCGACTTCACCGAGCAGGCCAGCATGGCCGACGGTGCGCTGCGTCCGGACCTCGTCGTCCACCTGTCGGGCGGGCGGCAGATCGTCGTGGACGCCAAGGTCCCTCTCGACGCCTTCCTGGACGCGACGGCCGCCACCGACGACGAGGCCCGCGAGGCCCACCAGACCCGGCACGCGCGGCAGCTGCGCACGCACGTGAACATGCTCAGCGAGAAGGCCTACTGGAAGTCGCTGCCCGAGACCCCGGAGTTCGTGGTGATGTTCGTCCCGGCCGAGGCGTTCCTCTCGGCCGCGCTCGACACCCAGCACGACCTCCTGGAGTACGCCGCTGAGCGGCGCGTCATCCTGGCCACGCCGACCACGTTGATCGCCCTGCTGCGCACCGTCGCGCACGGGTGGAGCCACGAGACGCTGGCCTCGCAGGTCGAGGAGGTGCGCCGACTCGGCCGGGAGCTGTACGACCGCCTGGGCACCATGAGCGACCACTTCTCCCAGGTGGGCCGCGGGCTCACCAACGCGGTGAAGGCCTACAACCAGGCGGTCGGCTCCCTGGAGGGGCGGGTGCTGGTCACCGCGCGCCGGTTCGAGTCCCTGGGCGTGACTGACAGCAGCCTCCCCGAGGTCTCGCAGGTCGAGCTGACCGCACGGGAGATGGCAGCTCCGGAGCTCGCGGTGCTGGACCAGCCGGACCCGTTCCCCGGGCTGGAGCGGCTGAGCGACCCCAGCGGGACCGCACGCCGGCAACCGGACCCGGCGCGCCGCGCCGAAGGCGCATGA
- a CDS encoding exodeoxyribonuclease III, which produces MRIATWNVNSIRSRIDRVEAFLQRHDVDVLAVQETKAKVDQLPLMGLQSLGYEVAAAGTSQWNGVALISRVGLEDVQVGFEGMPGYGDPVVPEARAIGAVCGGVRIWSLYVPNGRKPDDPHYRYKLAWLAQLRAQAVDWLGEDCALVGDWNVCPTDEDVFDPAQFKNSTHVTPAERAAFHAFLDDGYVDVVRPYTPGPDVYTYWDYYRQRFERNRGLRIDFILGSPSLAARVSNAFIDREERAGTGASDHAPVIADLD; this is translated from the coding sequence GTGCGCATCGCGACCTGGAACGTGAACTCAATCCGCTCCCGCATCGACCGCGTCGAGGCCTTCCTGCAGCGTCACGACGTCGACGTCCTGGCCGTGCAGGAGACCAAGGCGAAGGTCGACCAGCTGCCCCTGATGGGTCTGCAGTCCCTGGGCTACGAGGTCGCCGCGGCGGGGACCAGCCAGTGGAACGGGGTCGCGCTGATCAGCCGGGTCGGCCTCGAGGACGTGCAGGTCGGCTTCGAGGGCATGCCCGGGTACGGCGACCCCGTGGTCCCCGAGGCCCGCGCGATCGGCGCCGTGTGCGGCGGCGTACGCATCTGGTCGTTGTACGTCCCCAACGGGCGCAAGCCCGACGACCCCCACTACCGCTACAAGCTCGCCTGGCTGGCCCAGCTCCGCGCCCAAGCCGTCGACTGGCTCGGCGAGGACTGCGCCCTGGTCGGGGACTGGAACGTCTGTCCCACCGACGAGGACGTCTTCGACCCCGCCCAGTTCAAGAACTCCACCCACGTCACCCCCGCGGAGCGCGCGGCCTTCCATGCCTTCCTCGACGACGGGTACGTCGACGTGGTGCGCCCCTACACCCCCGGGCCGGACGTCTACACCTACTGGGACTACTACCGGCAGCGCTTCGAGCGCAACCGAGGGCTGCGCATCGACTTCATCCTGGGCTCACCCTCGCTGGCCGCCCGGGTGAGCAACGCCTTCATCGACCGCGAGGAGCGCGCCGGTACGGGCGCCTCCGACCACGCACCGGTGATCGCCGACCTCGACTGA
- a CDS encoding PH domain-containing protein, with protein sequence MRAQFTTAGLAMLLVALTVLDRPWEFRDLVPGWVPLALVLGCVAVAAACAEASYAHLGNALTERHLVAGSGITARNRTVLETDGIIGWVARQSLFQRRAGLVTLIATTAAGNERVVLRDVPHDRAMALVHGCTPAPLAPFLVAAHD encoded by the coding sequence GTGCGCGCCCAGTTCACCACCGCAGGCCTGGCGATGCTGCTCGTCGCCCTGACGGTCCTCGACCGACCGTGGGAGTTCCGCGACCTGGTCCCGGGCTGGGTGCCGCTGGCTCTGGTCCTGGGTTGCGTCGCGGTCGCCGCCGCCTGCGCGGAGGCGTCGTACGCCCACCTGGGCAATGCGCTGACCGAACGTCATCTGGTCGCGGGCAGCGGGATCACCGCTCGCAACCGCACCGTCCTGGAGACCGACGGGATCATCGGCTGGGTGGCGCGGCAGTCGCTGTTCCAGCGCCGGGCCGGTCTCGTCACGCTGATCGCGACCACGGCCGCCGGCAACGAGAGGGTCGTGCTCCGCGACGTGCCGCATGACCGCGCCATGGCGCTGGTCCACGGGTGCACTCCGGCCCCCCTCGCGCCGTTCCTCGTCGCCGCCCACGACTAG
- a CDS encoding PH domain-containing protein: protein MSPDEPSAAAPEGDVAVPWHRLDPRKLLLDPVKALGQLIVPILAIVVGVGSRDPRFFLATPVMILAALALGAIPWLTTYYRITDGQLQLRRGLLNKKSSTVRLERVRSVDLEASLLHRVLGLRKVEIGTGVDDERIVLDAVSVQHAASLRALLLTARASAGEPAQPGAAAGSGTAQAPGEQGLAPPSPADAGPTGIPTPVAWQAHPEEELARIDWTWLRFAPFSLARLVIVVGAVGFVSQFADDLPFLDGEHIRDAWRWITGFALASVVTGLLVAGLLGWLLLSVAGYVAQWWGLRLTRGDGSLHLTSGLFTTRSISVEEQRVRGVLLTEKALLRLVGGAELATLATGVAGGVTTILPRARSEWPPAWPAPSSRTSRQCARRCSPTGRQRGGGPTCAPSSPPQAWRCCSSP from the coding sequence GTGAGCCCGGACGAACCGTCGGCGGCAGCACCTGAAGGAGACGTCGCCGTACCGTGGCACCGGCTGGATCCGCGCAAGCTCCTGCTGGACCCGGTCAAGGCGCTCGGGCAGCTGATCGTGCCGATCCTGGCCATCGTCGTGGGCGTGGGCAGCCGTGACCCCCGTTTCTTCCTGGCGACCCCGGTGATGATCCTCGCAGCGCTGGCCCTCGGCGCCATCCCCTGGCTTACGACGTACTACCGGATCACCGACGGCCAGCTGCAGCTGCGCCGCGGGCTCCTGAACAAGAAGAGCTCCACGGTGCGCCTGGAACGGGTCCGCAGCGTCGACCTCGAGGCCTCGCTGCTGCACCGGGTCCTGGGCCTGCGCAAGGTGGAGATCGGCACCGGGGTCGATGACGAGCGGATCGTCCTCGATGCCGTCTCGGTCCAGCACGCGGCCTCCCTGCGCGCGCTGCTGCTCACCGCACGTGCCTCCGCGGGCGAGCCAGCGCAGCCCGGAGCGGCGGCCGGGTCCGGCACGGCTCAGGCGCCCGGGGAGCAAGGGCTGGCACCTCCATCGCCAGCAGACGCCGGACCGACCGGGATACCGACGCCGGTCGCGTGGCAGGCCCACCCCGAGGAGGAGCTCGCCCGCATCGACTGGACCTGGCTGCGGTTCGCCCCGTTCAGCCTGGCTCGCCTGGTGATCGTGGTGGGCGCCGTCGGTTTCGTGTCCCAGTTCGCCGACGACCTCCCGTTCCTGGACGGCGAGCACATCCGCGACGCGTGGCGCTGGATCACGGGGTTCGCGCTGGCCTCGGTGGTCACCGGACTGCTGGTGGCCGGTCTGCTGGGCTGGCTGCTGCTCTCGGTCGCCGGGTACGTCGCCCAGTGGTGGGGGCTGAGACTCACCCGGGGCGACGGCTCCCTGCACCTGACCTCGGGCCTGTTCACCACCCGCTCGATCAGCGTCGAGGAACAGCGGGTGCGTGGGGTGCTGCTCACCGAGAAGGCGCTGCTGCGCCTGGTTGGCGGTGCCGAGCTCGCGACTCTCGCCACCGGAGTGGCGGGCGGCGTCACCACGATCCTGCCCCGAGCCCGGTCCGAGTGGCCGCCGGCGTGGCCGGCACCATCGTCGAGGACGAGCAGGCAGTGCGCACGCCGTTGCTCTCCCACGGGCCGGCAGCGCGGCGGCGGACCCACGTGCGCGCCCAGTTCACCACCGCAGGCCTGGCGATGCTGCTCGTCGCCCTGA
- a CDS encoding PH domain-containing protein, with protein sequence MTLPHADAAAPDPEPARDDLAPVALREPANQVCRRAVAYWLTIALLTTAVEVAVAVTIYVLVPSRPWWATTLLVLLVVGNLAYSALMPRVRYGVHRWEVSPEAIHTRTGWVTTETRIAPLNRVQTVDSQQGPVMRLFRLFSITVTTASAAGPITIEGLDQQEARELVARLTAITAASEGDAT encoded by the coding sequence GTGACGCTCCCCCACGCCGACGCGGCTGCCCCGGATCCCGAGCCCGCACGGGACGACCTGGCGCCCGTCGCGCTTCGCGAACCCGCCAACCAGGTCTGTCGCCGGGCCGTCGCCTACTGGCTGACCATCGCTTTGCTCACCACCGCGGTGGAGGTCGCCGTTGCCGTCACCATCTATGTCCTGGTCCCCTCCCGGCCGTGGTGGGCGACCACGCTGCTGGTGCTCCTCGTCGTGGGCAACCTGGCCTACAGCGCACTGATGCCCCGGGTCAGGTACGGCGTCCACCGCTGGGAGGTGAGCCCGGAGGCGATCCACACCCGCACGGGGTGGGTCACCACGGAGACCCGGATCGCTCCGCTCAACCGGGTGCAGACCGTCGACTCCCAGCAGGGTCCGGTGATGCGTCTGTTCCGGCTCTTCTCCATCACCGTCACCACGGCCTCGGCTGCCGGACCGATCACGATCGAGGGTCTGGACCAGCAGGAGGCCCGGGAGCTGGTGGCCCGGCTGACTGCGATCACGGCCGCCAGCGAGGGTGACGCCACGTGA
- the ychF gene encoding redox-regulated ATPase YchF, whose amino-acid sequence MALTIGIVGLPNAGKSTLFNALTKNDVLAANYPFATIEPNVGVVGVPDSRLATLAQIFGSEKILPATVEFVDIAGIVRGASQGEGLGNKFLAHIRESSAICQVTRVFRDDDVTHVDGEVNPGSDISTIQTELILADLETVDKAITRLEKESRKVKDLVANLEAAREAKEALESGTPIIATKIDRSLLRELSLLTAKPFIYVFNCDADELNDEELKAKMRELVAPAEAIFLDAKFESELIELDDEEAAEFLAEAGVTEPGLEVLARVGFDTLGLQTYLTAGPKETRAWTIPKGATAPEAAGVIHTDFQKGFIKAEIVSFDDLVAAGTMAKAKEAGKVRMEGKDYVMADGDVVEFRFNV is encoded by the coding sequence GTGGCCCTCACCATCGGAATCGTCGGACTGCCCAACGCTGGCAAGTCCACCCTCTTCAACGCCCTGACCAAGAACGACGTGCTCGCGGCGAACTATCCGTTCGCGACGATCGAGCCCAACGTCGGCGTGGTCGGTGTCCCCGACTCGCGGCTGGCCACGCTGGCCCAGATCTTCGGGTCCGAGAAGATCCTGCCCGCGACCGTGGAGTTCGTCGACATCGCGGGCATCGTGCGCGGCGCCTCCCAGGGCGAGGGCCTGGGCAACAAGTTCCTGGCCCACATCCGGGAGTCCTCGGCCATCTGCCAGGTGACCCGGGTCTTCCGCGACGACGACGTCACCCACGTGGACGGCGAGGTGAATCCCGGCAGCGACATCTCCACGATCCAGACCGAGCTGATCCTGGCCGACCTGGAGACGGTCGACAAGGCGATCACCCGCCTGGAGAAGGAGTCGCGCAAGGTCAAGGACCTCGTCGCGAACCTGGAGGCGGCGAGGGAGGCCAAGGAGGCGCTCGAGTCCGGCACTCCGATCATCGCCACCAAGATCGACCGCAGCCTGCTGCGCGAGCTGTCGCTGCTCACCGCGAAGCCGTTCATCTACGTCTTCAACTGTGACGCCGACGAGCTGAACGACGAGGAGCTCAAGGCCAAGATGCGTGAGCTGGTCGCACCCGCCGAGGCGATCTTCCTCGACGCGAAGTTCGAGTCCGAGCTGATCGAGCTCGACGACGAGGAGGCAGCGGAGTTCCTCGCCGAGGCCGGCGTCACGGAGCCCGGTCTCGAGGTGCTGGCCCGGGTCGGCTTCGACACCCTGGGGCTGCAGACGTACCTGACGGCCGGCCCGAAGGAGACTCGGGCCTGGACCATCCCCAAGGGGGCCACAGCGCCCGAGGCGGCCGGTGTCATCCACACCGACTTCCAGAAGGGCTTCATCAAGGCCGAGATCGTCTCCTTCGACGACCTGGTGGCCGCGGGCACCATGGCCAAGGCCAAGGAGGCCGGCAAGGTCCGCATGGAGGGCAAGGACTACGTGATGGCCGACGGCGACGTGGTGGAGTTCCGCTTCAACGTCTGA
- a CDS encoding MDR family MFS transporter, whose amino-acid sequence MSATTATPAPAPVAARALTGRRRIAAFATIGLGMLLAALDGTIVSTALPTIVGDLGGGTHVSWVVTSYLLAQTTVTVLVGKLGDQFGRKLVFQLSVVVFIVGSALCGLADGMLWLIGSRALQGIGAGGLTVTATALIADIIPLRERGKFQGALGAVFGLATVIGPLVGGLLTDNASWRWCFYVNVPLAAIVVVAAAWTIPRVAGGAKPRIDYLGMVAVAVGASMLVLATSFGGTTYAWGSWQIISLLVGGVAVLGIFVLIERRAAEPILPPRLFGARVFTVCCALSFVVGFTMLGAMTFLPTFFQYVEGVSATESGFRLLPLVVGLLITSVTAGNIVSKTGRYKVFPVLGTLVMALGLFLLSRMDPSTPLAVSSLYLFVLGLGIGMSMQVLTIVVQGSAQYSDLGVATSGVTFFRTMGSAFGAAIFGTLYANFLQDRLPAAIARARGVTPADLATPESLHALPDRVIAPIVGAYSEALTQVFLWAVPVALVAFVLALVLPQVKLADNVADAAQDLGAGFGAPDSPPNEEVLSRRITNLLYGRRRDRVLDLLQSSEEDLDAAGVWAVVQVYGLTAAGHRADVGQIAWSRQLPTAVIEPIFRQVISAGYVEGDLDNLTVTARGSGAVDRLRDDLTAWIAAHLEGVSDTSPKVISTAIASVVRRVVVERAEADYSPAEEPVVGAGR is encoded by the coding sequence TTGTCCGCCACCACCGCCACGCCGGCGCCTGCGCCGGTCGCAGCCCGGGCACTCACCGGCCGGCGCCGGATCGCAGCGTTCGCGACCATCGGCCTGGGCATGCTCCTGGCCGCGCTTGACGGCACGATCGTGTCCACGGCGCTGCCGACCATCGTCGGCGACCTCGGCGGCGGCACCCACGTGTCCTGGGTGGTCACCTCCTACCTGCTCGCCCAGACCACGGTCACCGTGCTGGTCGGCAAGCTCGGCGACCAGTTCGGCCGCAAGCTCGTCTTCCAGCTCAGCGTCGTCGTCTTCATCGTGGGTTCGGCACTGTGCGGCCTGGCCGACGGGATGCTCTGGCTGATCGGCTCCCGGGCGCTGCAAGGGATCGGCGCCGGCGGTCTCACCGTCACGGCCACCGCCCTGATCGCCGACATCATCCCGCTTCGCGAGCGCGGGAAGTTCCAGGGTGCGCTCGGCGCCGTCTTCGGCCTCGCCACCGTGATCGGACCGCTGGTCGGCGGGCTGCTGACCGACAACGCCAGCTGGCGCTGGTGCTTCTACGTCAACGTCCCGCTCGCCGCCATCGTGGTCGTCGCCGCGGCCTGGACCATCCCCCGCGTAGCCGGCGGGGCCAAGCCACGCATCGACTACCTCGGCATGGTCGCGGTCGCAGTGGGCGCCTCGATGCTGGTGCTGGCGACCAGCTTCGGAGGCACGACGTACGCCTGGGGCTCGTGGCAGATCATCAGCCTCCTCGTGGGCGGCGTCGCGGTCCTCGGGATCTTCGTGCTCATCGAGCGGAGGGCGGCGGAACCGATCCTGCCCCCGCGCCTGTTCGGTGCCAGGGTCTTCACCGTCTGCTGCGCGCTGAGCTTCGTCGTCGGCTTCACGATGCTCGGCGCGATGACCTTCCTGCCCACGTTCTTCCAGTACGTCGAGGGCGTCTCCGCGACCGAGTCAGGGTTCCGCCTGCTGCCGCTGGTGGTGGGGCTGCTGATCACCTCGGTCACCGCCGGCAACATCGTCAGCAAGACCGGGCGCTACAAGGTCTTCCCGGTCCTCGGCACCCTGGTGATGGCTCTCGGGCTCTTCCTGCTCTCCCGGATGGATCCGTCGACCCCCCTCGCAGTCTCCTCGCTGTACCTGTTCGTCCTGGGCCTCGGCATCGGCATGAGCATGCAGGTGCTCACGATCGTCGTGCAGGGCTCGGCCCAGTACAGCGACCTCGGGGTCGCAACGTCCGGGGTCACCTTCTTCCGCACCATGGGCAGTGCGTTCGGCGCGGCCATCTTCGGGACCCTCTATGCCAACTTCCTCCAGGACCGGCTGCCCGCCGCGATCGCCAGAGCACGCGGCGTCACACCCGCCGACCTAGCGACGCCGGAATCGCTGCATGCGCTCCCCGACCGGGTGATCGCGCCGATCGTCGGCGCCTACTCGGAGGCGCTGACCCAGGTGTTCCTCTGGGCGGTCCCGGTGGCCTTGGTCGCCTTCGTCCTGGCGCTCGTGCTGCCGCAGGTCAAGCTCGCCGACAACGTGGCCGACGCTGCCCAGGACCTCGGTGCCGGCTTCGGTGCCCCTGACTCGCCGCCCAACGAGGAGGTGCTGTCTCGCCGGATCACGAACCTGCTCTATGGCCGGCGCCGCGACCGGGTGCTGGACCTCCTGCAGTCCTCCGAGGAGGATCTCGACGCGGCCGGGGTCTGGGCGGTCGTCCAGGTCTACGGGCTCACCGCCGCCGGTCATCGCGCCGACGTCGGTCAGATCGCGTGGTCGCGGCAGCTGCCGACCGCGGTGATCGAGCCGATCTTCCGCCAGGTCATCTCCGCGGGGTACGTCGAGGGCGACCTCGACAACTTGACCGTGACCGCCCGAGGCTCGGGCGCGGTCGACCGACTCCGGGACGACCTAACGGCGTGGATCGCGGCCCATCTCGAGGGGGTGAGCGACACCTCGCCGAAGGTCATCAGCACCGCGATCGCCTCCGTCGTACGGCGCGTCGTGGTGGAGCGGGCGGAGGCGGACTACTCCCCGGCCGAGGAGCCCGTGGTCGGCGCCGGCCGGTGA
- a CDS encoding ATP-grasp domain-containing protein: MTDVLLATFSLLPDGEPGGDLLLSALADRGITARWAVWDDRSVDWAAVDLVAVRATWDYHRRCPEFLAWARATAASTRLLNGPEVFAWNADKSYLIEIADHVPVVPTRLLDDATLAAGLEAETTRWGTVVVKPRTGAGGVGVVLATSSSDQRLEGLVAGPWIVQPLVESVRTVGEASVFVFDQAAAAQVDKVAAGEEVRVHESYGGTSRVVPLGSEQRELAERAVRAAAGILGTELPYARVDLMLWDGSWAVSELELIEPGLYLELEPANAERFAQMVGKSLGR; this comes from the coding sequence GTGACCGACGTACTGCTTGCCACCTTCAGCCTGCTTCCTGACGGCGAGCCCGGTGGGGACCTGCTGCTCAGCGCTCTGGCCGATCGCGGCATCACCGCCCGCTGGGCCGTCTGGGACGACAGGTCCGTCGACTGGGCGGCTGTCGACCTCGTCGCGGTCCGCGCCACCTGGGACTACCACCGACGTTGCCCGGAGTTCCTGGCCTGGGCCCGAGCCACGGCCGCCAGCACCCGGCTGCTGAACGGCCCCGAGGTCTTCGCCTGGAACGCCGACAAGTCCTACTTGATCGAAATCGCGGACCACGTCCCGGTGGTGCCGACGCGACTGCTCGACGATGCCACCCTCGCAGCCGGACTCGAGGCCGAGACCACCCGGTGGGGCACCGTCGTGGTCAAGCCGCGTACCGGCGCCGGCGGCGTCGGGGTGGTGCTGGCCACCAGCTCCAGCGACCAGCGCCTCGAGGGCCTCGTCGCGGGACCGTGGATCGTGCAACCGCTGGTGGAGAGCGTCCGGACCGTGGGAGAGGCCTCGGTCTTCGTCTTCGACCAGGCTGCGGCCGCCCAGGTGGACAAGGTGGCCGCGGGCGAGGAGGTCCGGGTCCACGAGTCGTACGGCGGCACCTCGCGTGTGGTGCCGCTGGGTTCTGAGCAGCGCGAGCTCGCCGAGCGCGCGGTCCGAGCCGCCGCCGGGATCCTGGGCACAGAGCTCCCCTACGCCCGGGTCGACCTCATGCTCTGGGACGGCTCGTGGGCGGTAAGCGAGCTGGAGCTCATCGAGCCCGGGCTCTACCTGGAACTGGAACCGGCCAACGCCGAGCGGTTCGCCCAGATGGTGGGCAAGTCGCTCGGTCGTTGA
- a CDS encoding methyltransferase family protein encodes MGERRLPPPVLVAAGLLRQQVLPGRGTPRSSTTAAAVALGALSVALAATTGARFAKQHTTAHPLHPDRTTSLVTSGPNQLSRNPMYLGMTGLLVANAVRLRSLPALLVPVGFVQVMERTQIAAEEQVLSAKFGAEYADYRARVPRWLGRPGR; translated from the coding sequence ATGGGAGAACGTCGCCTGCCACCGCCCGTGCTGGTGGCCGCCGGGCTGCTCCGCCAGCAGGTCCTGCCCGGGAGGGGGACGCCGCGCTCGAGCACGACCGCAGCGGCTGTTGCCCTGGGCGCGCTGTCGGTCGCTCTCGCGGCGACCACCGGAGCGCGCTTCGCCAAGCAGCACACCACGGCCCACCCGCTGCACCCCGACCGAACCACGAGCCTGGTGACCAGCGGTCCGAACCAGCTCTCCCGCAACCCGATGTACCTCGGCATGACCGGTCTGCTGGTCGCCAACGCGGTGCGGCTGCGCTCCCTGCCGGCGTTGCTGGTCCCCGTGGGCTTCGTGCAGGTCATGGAGCGCACCCAGATCGCGGCCGAGGAGCAGGTGCTGAGCGCCAAGTTCGGCGCCGAGTACGCCGACTACCGCGCCCGCGTGCCGCGCTGGCTGGGCCGCCCGGGACGCTGA